CAGAAACGGCAGGGGAATATTTGCTGTTTTCTTGCCTTCTCCAGAGGTCTCCGCAAGTGGGAGAAGAAGAGCCCACCTCTCCCACTAGCCATCTATCAAGCATCGAAGACTTGGGTTgaaatctctgttcagccatgagtcgcttctttctcagcctaacctactccacagggatgttgtgaggattaacAGAACCATGTTCCTCGCTcggggctccttgcaggaagagtggaCTATAAATCGGGGGAGGAGAGCTAtgatgtggtagcaagcatgaattgtcctctttgctaagcaggatccccccttgatttgcatttgaataggaaaccatatgtgtgagtactgtaagttaattcccttcagaggatggggccactctgggaagagcccctgcctgcttacatgcagaagggtccaagttccctccttggcagcatctccaaaacagggctgagagagactcctgcctgcagccctggagaagccgctgccagtctgtgtaggcaatcctgagctagatggaccagtggtctgactcagtagaaggcagcttcctatgttcctaagttaagTCCAAATCAGTTTGCAAACTGCTTTACCCTAATCTCCATCCAGTCCTCAGCATACTGTACTACGTCCCACTTGTCAGTAGGATTTAAATATTTGGTGCTAAAGTGTCGTCTGCTCTGAATCTTTCTCAGCAGAGGGTCATGTGCCATTTGTCCCTGAGTGGAATTGTTGATACTtgattgaaattaaaaaaacaaacacttttaaacattaaatacagaaaatgtaatttttaaaagccatttttaaaaactttgattTTATCCACACCAGGTGGTGGAAGATATTCATTTTCCAGTTCTAGGATCCCCCTTCCAGATGGTTAAATTTGATGTTTTACAATAACACAGTTGCCTGCATTTTTTTTTGGTCTGCTGTTGACCTTTAAATACTCTACAGTGCCTAACCATGGCATAGTCTTCTCTATAGCTGTGCAAGCAACTTTGTTTCTTCTGTCATCTCCAGGTATCTTTTGTATGATGTAAACCCACCTGAAGGCTTCAATCTCCGTAGAGATGTCTATATACGTATTGCTTCTCTTATAAAGACTTTGTTGAAACATGAAGCTTGGGTATTGGTTTTGCCTCCCTGGGGACATCTGTATCACTGGCACAGTCCGGATATTGATCAGGTCCGAATTCCTTGGTTCGAATTTTTTGACATTCCAAGCCTCAATAAAAACATACCTGTGATTGAGTACGAACAGTTCCTTGCAGGTAAAAATACAAGAAAATGATATGTAAATCATACAGCAGTTTTACCTCAGGCTTTTCTATCTGAATCTATTTAACTGAGGTGTATTAAAATAAAACGAGTAAGTGAGACCAGTCATTGACTGGCAAAATCATTTTGTGTAGATaacacttctaggaaagttcaagaaattaaatatacataACAGAATATTTTTTTATTcttgtgcttgcaaaaggaaataaaagaacagcttgaaattggtaggatttcaacttcaagacttattcattttattgtataattgCATGTGGTAAACATGAATCATAGTAAATtcattaataaatatttattagtaGTGACAAATTTGAATTTGAGAAAGGCCTGCTTTTCTTGggtgttgttttggaattatttatcTGATTGAGTGTTGAGAACAATATTCTCAAGAACAAtcttgagaacaataacagttgaaatatgattaattcagaatttaTGCTAAAAATACCCCAAAGCCCCCATTAAAACTGTTCATTCAGAGAGCATATTTTAGTGTGAAAGttggtgcattcagctaattcgAGTGGCAgcattgttcatgcaaaatttggtatctgtaggtcattgggaagtgtgactttattacacacaaacaaacatacaaacaaattcTCCAAAATATACAGACTAtacaaaatatacaaacaaatcATTCAAAATAGTTGTATAGTATTCCCAAAGTGGAAACTGACTAAGAGTCTGTTAACTTTCTGACCAACccacatttttaaattgtaacttttttaaaaaaagtactctTACCAATATGTATATGTCCTGCTCTAAAGCACAGCTTGTTTGCAAACCAAAGGCCAATGATtggcatattttaaaattttatttagcacatttctatactccCCCCGCCACAAGCCTATGCATGTAGCCACATTTTAATTtaacaaaacatttcaatgtgctcatctcccatcatccccagccacagtagctggggatgatgggagttgtagttcagcaacatctggaggaccgcagATTGGGAAACCCTGAGCTATAGATGAAAGGTTTAAGACTAGCTAGGAAGTGACTGTATACAATTGGTGACAATGTTAGTGGTTCCATTTTGCTTCTACTAAATAACATTCAGATATATGTCCATATTATTAACATTCATGTGCtggtttttgcttgcttgcttatccAGAGTCAGGAGGACCCTTTATAGACCAGGTGTATGTCCTGCAAAATTACGCCGAAGGCTGGAAAGAGGGCACGTGGGAGGAGAAGACGGATGAACGGCCTTGCATTGACCAGCTCATGTATTCCAAAGATGGACAGGAATACTACAGGTAATCCATGAAATTGTAATTGTGTTAAAATGGCTTCTGATTGATTCAATGTGGATCTTTTGTCCGTTTCCTCAGCCCTCTTTTTCTGTAAAAAgtacttattttttaaatgcctgcctgtcttTTGCTGTAAAACGCAAGACAATACAGAAATTAAATCTGTCCCCAAACATcaaagcttgcttgcttgattaagtgccgtcacgtcggtgtcgactcttagcgaccacatagatcgattctctccagtatgataatctgtcttcaacttggccttgaaggtctctcagtggtgcattcatggctgtcataatcgagtccatccaccttgctgttggtcgtcctcttcttctcttgccttccacttttcccagcattatggacttctcaagggagctggatcttcgcataatatgtccgaagtatgatagatcaaagaactgaaataaaaaatcataggaacataggaagctgccttatactagagTGTAGCCTGCATAGAGCTAGTCTTGTGatcgccagcatgacttgtccccttagctaagcggggtctgccctggttgcatatgaatgggagactagaagtgtgaacactgtaaaatattcccctcaggggatgaagccgctctgggaagagcagaaggttccaagttccttccctggcagcatctccaagacagggctgagagagactcctgcctgcaaccttggagaagccgctgccagtctgtgaagacaatactgagctagatagaccaatggtctgactcggcatatggcagcttcctaggttccaaaggggacacttcatgctcactcccacaagaccagctctcctaactcCTTCTGAGGGTCACATTGTAAAATGGAAATGTAGGGACCCCagttaggaccgacaaaaggaagtcccttttcacacaatgtgttATTCACCTATActcatcagcttggatggctttcattagacaaattcatggaggatgggtctatcgaggccacctccatccttggAGGCAAGATatctccgaataccagttgcaggggagcaacagcaggagagagggcacgccctcacctttgggcttctccaaggcatctggtgggctgttgtgtgaaacaggatgcttggctagataggctgtgggcctgatccaacagggctgttcttaggtctTTAACATGCGTTCCCGTTTGTACTGGCTCCTGCATGATATCCTATTaatggttttctttttatttgGTAGGGGATGGTTCTGGGGTTATGGGGAAACCCGGGGCCTCAAGCTGGCTTGTATATCTGTCCAAGGCTCTGCCTCAGTCATAGCTCCTCTTCTACTGAACAACACTTCAGCTCGGTGAGATATGAAttattctccccacccaccccccgtgtATGTTTGCAAATGTGCTTTCAGCTTTGAGACAGGGAAGAAAATCCTATTTTTCAAAATAACCAGCTTGGATAGATAAGATCCTTCAGCAGCACTGCATTTTCTGTGGAGCACCTTTCCGTTCTTAGATAGAGCAGAATGTGTACAGACAGTATAGTAGCGGGGAAAGTCACCTGGCCTGAATTTATGCATCATGTATCTACCACAGTTTTGGCTGAGTGAGTACCTTATGTTCCTCAAGGgaaacaggaacataagaagctgccgtcTTAccagtctgtctagctcaggattgtctacccagactggcagcagcttttccaaaattgcaggcaggaatctcgctctcagccctcccttggagaggctgccagtgggggaacttctgcatgcaagcaggcaggggctcttcccagagcggccccatcttccagtgctcacacatgtagtctcccatgcccACTACTGGGTTTGGTTTTGCAAAAGGGaaataccttttcacacagcgcatcattaacctgtggaactctctgccatgggatgtattgatggccactagcttggatgactttaaaaggggcttagacaaattcatgtctatccatggctactagtcctgatggctacaggccacctccagccttagaggcaagaggcctctgaatcccagttgcaggggagcaacagcaggagaaagggcattccctcgcctcttgcctgtgggcttctcaggggtatTTGGTGggcagaacaggatgctggactagataggccttgggcctgatccagctgggttgTCCTTATGTTCTCTTTAAAGGGGACTTCCCTCCTTTGATGCAGTGTAGAAAGCTTTTCTGGGATGTTGTTTCTTTAGGCTAGGAAGAACCTCCCAATAAGACCTGCCAGAGTCCTCCCTCAGGTACAGATATACTGTGCATTTTGGCACATTTTGGGTGAATGGGGCACAAGGAAAGAGAACGAGTTCCTCATCTTCATGGCACCCACTTTTCAGTTTCGTCAGCCAGCACCAAAAAATGTGACCCAAGTACATGACCACGTGTTGATCCACAGAAGCCTGTTTGAGGAGATGTCCCAGTTTAGACATTTCCGTTTGTCTTGATTCGGGGTTTAAAAAGCTCTTTTTCTTGAGAAATTGTTCAGTGAAAAACTGACTTACAGTGTTAACTTTGCCTGTCGGTGGCTCTTTCTGCTTCCTTAAGCTCTGTGAAGAAAGCTAATACTCTAAAGAAACCTAATACCCGTATTGACCCGAATACAaggcgactctgaatttaagatgagccccttaaaaaatagaggttaaattcaGGTTATACCTATGTTTACCCGAAAGGGAGAATaccttgaatttaagatgaccccctgatttttAATGTCagagaacttggggaaaacctaatttggattcaggtaaatacagtaagcaGGTTTTTGTATGGGGGATGTACACTCAGCTTTGCCCTTTTTAATAGGTCAGTGATGTTAGACAGAGCCGAAAACCTTCTTCACGATCACTATGGTGGCAAAGACTATTGGAACGTGAGTATTTTCTAGAAGCCTTCTCCAaatgcccaggcttttaatttgaattattaattttaatggttttaaaagcttgttttaataactattttattctattgtttttactgtgtcatgtattttaatctgtgacttttaaatactttaaattttgtacactgcctagagatgtacataacaggcgatataaaaatacgagagataaataaataacaacccTCCTCCCCACAGACTCGTCGAAGTATGGTGTTTGCTAAACACCTCCGTGTTGTCGGGGACATGTTTAGAACCAAACATTTAAACTCTACTGACGAGAGGGATGTGACACATTATGCCGAGGACTGGACGAAGATGAAGGTAAAGCAATTTGCAAGCTGGTTTTGACTTAACTATCTTTCAGGCCTTTACTTGGAAACCTAGGaggctgccatctactgagtcagacccttggtccatctagctcagtattgtctacacagactggcagcggcttctccaagcttgcaagcaggagtctctctctcggcccgatcttggaggtgctgccagggagggaacttggaaccttctgctcttcccagaacggctccatccaccgaggggaagatcttccagtgctcacacatcaagtctcccattcagatgcaaccagggtggaccctgcttagctaaggggacaagtcatgcttgctaccacaagaccagctctcctttcattttctgccccctccctgtgcatatgtcttttttaaaagtctttttagcCCGCTTTTCACTCCCAAGCAGCTCACTTCCCCTGCAATTCTAACGTTCCCTTTATCAATTCCCCTTAGGTGCTTTGATGCTAAATCCCTTCCCCACAACCCTCTGATGTTAGATAACTTTACTTCCGGTTTCACAGTGAGTCTCTGCAGTTACTTTAAGCCAATGTTTAAAGGTTTGTCCGACCCCAATCCCGCCTCTGGCATATAGAAGTGTCCTGAACTGACATTTGTGGGGTTGGAtttaacctggatggcttgaagagaggTTTgggtgacttcatggaggagaggtctatcaacggctactagtcggagggctacaggccacctccagcctccaaggcaggattactcttgagtaccagttgcaggggagtaacagcaggagagaggggatgcccacaactcctgcctgtgggcttccagcggcatct
The Hemicordylus capensis ecotype Gifberg chromosome 14, rHemCap1.1.pri, whole genome shotgun sequence genome window above contains:
- the POFUT2 gene encoding GDP-fucose protein O-fucosyltransferase 2 isoform X1, encoding MAPPGSGGCRGPPLDPDPARQPPLLLLLPLLLLLGLAAAQPPPEAFRAGHGAAAAAAASWPPSAAAPRRYLLYDVNPPEGFNLRRDVYIRIASLIKTLLKHEAWVLVLPPWGHLYHWHSPDIDQVRIPWFEFFDIPSLNKNIPVIEYEQFLAESGGPFIDQVYVLQNYAEGWKEGTWEEKTDERPCIDQLMYSKDGQEYYRGWFWGYGETRGLKLACISVQGSASVIAPLLLNNTSARSVMLDRAENLLHDHYGGKDYWNTRRSMVFAKHLRVVGDMFRTKHLNSTDERDVTHYAEDWTKMKVKLGTALGGPYLGVHLRRKDFIWGHRSDVPSLQGAVQKIRSLLKLQKLERVFVATDAVAEEIELLKKLLPEMVRFEPTWEEVELFRDGGIAIIDQWICAHARYFIGTSVSTFSFRIHEEREVLGFDPRTTYNRFCGDEETACEQPTHWKIAY